ATAATCGTGAAAAGCTTTACATAAAAGGCAGATAAGCTTTAAAAGCGATTTACATGAGTATATAATAACGGTGTGCGATTAATTTGAATTAAAGGAGAAAAATAATGAGAACAATTTCTTCAGAAGTTGCTAAACATATGGCGAACCTGTCAACTGATAATGGCGTGATTAGTGCTTTGGCGATTGACCAACGTGGTTCATTGAAAAAGATGTTGGCAGAAGCTGCCAACAAGCCAGCCGACGAAACAACAATTGTTGATTTTAAAAAGGCAATTTCAAGTGAATTAACACCTTATGCTTCATCAATTTTGACTGATCCAGAATATGGCTTACCTGCAACTAAAGTTAGAGATAAGAATTGTGGGTTGCTGCTTTCTTATGAAAAGACCGGTTATGATACAACTGAGCCGGGCAGGATGCCAGACTTGATTGCTAACCAATCAGGTTTGCGGATTAAGAATGAAGGCGGCGATGCGATTAAGTTCTTGCTCTATTACGATCCAGATGAGGGCGAAGAAATTAACGATAAAAAGCAAGCCTTCGTTGAAAGAGTCGGTGCTGAAGCTAAAGCCAATGAATTACCATTGTTCTTGGAATTATTGACTTATGATGCAAATATCGCTGATGCTAAAGGTGCAGACTTTGCTAAGGTAAAGGCCGACAAAGTTTTAAAGACTATGAAGGAATTTTCAGCACCAAAATATGGTGTAACAGTTTTGAAGGTAGAAATTCCATTCAACATTAAGTTTGTTGAAGGCTTCAATGGTGATAATGAAGTTGTTTACACACAGGCTCAAGCTAAGGAATTGCTGAAGAAACAATCAGATATTACTGATTTGCCATATATCTTCTTGTCAGCTGGGGTAACATCAGAAGAATTCATCGCTGAAATCAAGATGGCTGAAGAAGCTGGGGCTGACTTTAATGGTGTTCTTTGTGGTCGTGCCACATGGAAGCCATCAATCAAGCCATTTGCTGCAGAGGGTGAAGAAGTCGGTAAGAAATGGCTGGCCACTCAAGGCAAAGAAAATATCGAAAACTTGAACAAAGCATTAACAGGAGCAAAATCTTGGCGTGACA
The sequence above is a segment of the Lactobacillus sp. ESL0677 genome. Coding sequences within it:
- a CDS encoding tagatose 1,6-diphosphate aldolase — translated: MRTISSEVAKHMANLSTDNGVISALAIDQRGSLKKMLAEAANKPADETTIVDFKKAISSELTPYASSILTDPEYGLPATKVRDKNCGLLLSYEKTGYDTTEPGRMPDLIANQSGLRIKNEGGDAIKFLLYYDPDEGEEINDKKQAFVERVGAEAKANELPLFLELLTYDANIADAKGADFAKVKADKVLKTMKEFSAPKYGVTVLKVEIPFNIKFVEGFNGDNEVVYTQAQAKELLKKQSDITDLPYIFLSAGVTSEEFIAEIKMAEEAGADFNGVLCGRATWKPSIKPFAAEGEEVGKKWLATQGKENIENLNKALTGAKSWRDKLTVEK